A region from the Cryptococcus gattii WM276 chromosome H, complete sequence genome encodes:
- a CDS encoding Hypothetical protein (Similar to TIGR gene model, INSD accession AAW45612.1; CNI03120) — translation MAKKKSVNTPISIQPASGKKITFGEDDGGSLECGSEGEPSGSGTKNVKQDSEDETEEDSDDEAPEAIAMNAAHEAERATAQREAAERGAKSKAARARSQAIANAKQEKREAKPQPQVEKKGKGKTVSAKADKKGKRQAESEDENEDEDEDEETRRLRKRMEAAMAQVSDEESNLDDDDEGQDDRSDIFSGSKEDFDDQQSFHTDSDTAHFSGEEGLEDDDDDGDESDDSEKLENLPIDSKSKAMWAQMQVMMEAAEKRAGIASDLGDSGNTRENGKTQERKDKVRKRKAEEDSEPESEEESDDEEEDEGDDDAQWDLAPGVKPLSKSVIQAAVKAEEEKRAREAEKKASQVVEQGAKQSRRKKRKVAKPETSRKVSDKTTLHLLPQTFSSTDSTSFPPVIDARSRPGGTAPAGKAAVNKFYKRAMKNSGVVPGRGPLDGRRRAVGNVLR, via the exons ATGGCCAAGAAGAAGTCCGTGAACACTCCCATTTCAATTCAGCCAGCCTCTGGCAAGAAAATCACCTTCGGCGAGGACGATGGTGGTTCTTTGGAATGTGGAAGTGAAGGTGAACCCTCTGGCAGTGGCACAAAAAACGTTAAGCAAGACAGCGAGGATGAGACTGAGGAAGACAGTGATGACGAAGCTCCTGAAGCGATCGCGATGAATGCTGCACACGAAGCGGAGAGAGCTACTGCGCAGCGAGAAGCAGC TGAACGAGGGGCGAAGTCGAAGGCCGCCCGCGCTCGAAGCCAAGCTATTGCTAATGCTAAGcaagaaaagagagaggCCAAACCACAACCACAAgttgagaagaagggcaagggcaagacTGTATCAGCCAAAGCTGATAAGAAGGGAAAGCGACAAGCTGAgagtgaagatgagaatgaggatgaagatgaggacgaggagaCAAGAAGACTGAgaaagaggatggaggCCGCTATGGCTCAGGTTTCTGACGAGGAGTCCAATCTCGATGACGACGACGAAGGGCAAGACGACCGCAGCGACATCTTTTCTGGCTCAAAAGAAGACTTTGATGATCAACAATCCTTCCATACCGACTCTGACACTGCTCACTTCTCTGGCGAAGAAGGGCTCgaagatgacgatgacgatgGTGACGAATCAGATGACTCCGAAAAACTTGAAAACCTCCCAATAGACAGTAAGAGCAAAGCCATGTGGGCTCAGATGCAGGTTATGATGGAAGCTGCGGAGAAGCGAGCAGGCATTGCCTCCGATCTGGGTGACAGCGGAAATACCAGGGAAAATGGCAAAACTCAGGAGAGAAAGGACAAGGTAAGGAAGCGAAAGGCCGAGGAAGACTCTGAGCCTGAAAGTGAGGAAGAAAGTGAcgacgaggaagaggatgagggcGATGACGACGCTCAGTGGGATTTGGCCCCTGGTGTCAAACCATTATCAAAGTCTGTCATCCAGGCAGCTGTCAAGGCAGAGGAGGAGAAAAGGGCTAGGGAAGccgagaagaaggcgagTCAAGTCGTTGAGCAGGGCGCGAAGCAAagcagaaggaagaagagaaaggtTGCCAAGCCTGAAACTAGTCGAAAAGTGTC TGACAAAACCAcccttcatcttctcccacAAACATTCTCCTCCACCGACTCCACCTCTTTTCCACCTGTCATCGACGCTAGATCTAGGCCAGGGGGTACTGCCCCTGCGGGGAAGGCCGCTGTAAACAAGTTTTACAAGCGCGCCATGAAGAACAGTGGAGTCGTCCCTGGAAGAGGTCCTTTagatggaagaagaagagcggTAGGCAATGTTTTGCGATAG
- a CDS encoding uncharacterized protein (Similar to TIGR gene model, INSD accession AAW45331.1) — MADQTSRLEPFLILARSTKGAAAAKIILDVTAAPGVYVFSELLEMPNIQELSSNASFGGHFQLLQLFAYGTLQDYEENKGIFPSLMDAHINKLRQLTLLSLASQHRSLRYQDVSQTLQLQTLRQVEDIVIDTIYAGLLTGKLHHDRKVFHIDWVAGRDVREEDFVIIQKSLENWCQTAQTLLGALDTEITHLRQGTANEASELAAYRFRRDEVYESVTNELRNEKAEKSAKRATEAGAEFNTQQWSAHGRGYEEQAGPAMGAAGATFGEKAGQNILQSLAQVGNLGGAFSGRKWVRLRISKVNSGISAD, encoded by the exons ATGGCAGACCAGACATCGAGATTAGAACCATTCCTCATCCTGGCTCGCTCCACGAAGGGCGCTGCAGCGGCCAAGATTATCTTGGATGTCACAGCGGCT CCTGGTGTCTATGTTTTTTCTGAACTACTTGAGATGCCCAATATACAAGAA TTGAGCTCTAATGCTTCGTTCGGCGGGCATTTTCAGTTGTTGCAATTATTCGCATATGGAACCTTACAGGATTATGAAG AGAACAAAGGGATTTTCCCCTCATTAATGGACGCTCATATCAACAAACTGAGACAGCTTacccttctttctcttgCCTCGCAGCATCGT TCTCTTCGGTATCAGGATGTGTCTCAAACTCTTCAACTTCAAACACTACGACAAGTTGAAGATATCGTAATCGATACTATCTACGCTGGGTTACTGACTGGGAAACTGCACCATGATAGGAAGGTTTTTCACATCGACTGGGTGGCTGGGCGAGATgtgagagaagaagacttTGTTATCATTCAAAAAAGCCTTGAAAACTG GTGCCAAACAGCTCAAACCCTTCTGGGCGCCCTTGACACCGAAATAACTCATCTCCGCCAAGGAACTGCCAATGAAGCTTCCGAACTTGCAGCCTACAGGTTCCGCCGAGACGAGGTCTATGAGAGTGTAACCAACGAGCTTCGCAACGAAAAGGCCGAGAAAAGCGCAAAAAGAGCGACAGAAGCTGGTGCTGAATTTAATACTCAACAATGGAGCGCCCATGGTAGAGGGTATGAGGAGCAGGCTGGGCCTGCTATGGGTGCTGCTGGTGCGACATTTGGTGAGAAAGCGGGACAAAATATTCTTCAATCTTTGGCGCAGGTTGGCAATCTAGGAGGAGCATTTTCAGGGAGGAAGTGGGTGCGCCTCCGGATCTCCAAGGTTAATTCGGGAATTTCAGCTGACTAA
- a CDS encoding uncharacterized protein (Similar to TIGR gene model, INSD accession AAW45332.1): MLEDEDIAKTGLIYWSAKGTTFTCPNPTEFSKVVLPRYFKHNNWHSFVRQLNMYSYVNDIYSTSTDPQAWEFRHSLFRRGEAHLLPSIKRKSSRSSAPDGSNNVASPTDELPPNTSNPVKPVAGWMRDAVPVPYRMLSPPHIHGQPKKSATYPYSDGSTTRKDDGGLPARGITWDPLPAVQRMPPPLDNQIPIRYHPDPNRPPLTTQCFYRPGHTESPLYGPGHLPGAETLLNRMSALEDKVQKLTDVLNNDRIEHVRNNLDFTSYLLQMVGWAAGDQHTLSRQNAEMRHKYEAFMASDALAIMANGGGRERSDSKDITQEQNSRLGFEIPPFPGHSRTSVMDLHLPQSAQSSSLTLSQRAIPRSSPRSSMYSDLLLTQPSTGEPMRGREVYPAYLPPQISHDSGAASSILPRGPETIAAPVYGDGPSVHPRLYGSAPVIEDHREVEKGGEHKDMDGPSMVELGRKEREKGDPRMAVVGDDTESKTGLRNLLN; this comes from the exons ATGCTAGAAGATGAGGACATCGCTAAGACAGGACTAATCTACTGGTCTGCCAAAGGCACGACATTTACATGCCCTAATCCTACCGAGTTCTCAAA AGTGGTTTTGCCCCGATATTTCAAGCACAATAATTGGCATAGCTTTGTGCGCCAATTGAATATGTACTCGTAT GTCAACGATATATATTCAACTTCCACCGATCCTCAAGCTTGGGAGTTTAGACATAGCCTCTTTCGCCGTGGAGAAGCACATCTACTTCCCAGCATCAAGAGAAAATCGTCGCGATCCAGTGCTCCCGATGGCTCTAACAATGTCGCGTCACCCACTGATGAACTGCCTCCTAATACTTCTAACCCTGTCAAACCTGTGGCAGGCTGGATGAGAGATGCTGTACCGGTCCCTTACCGCATGCTATCTCCTCCTCATATCCATGGTCAACCTAAAAAATCAGCCACCTATCCTTACAGTGATGGGTCCACTACTCGCAAAGACGATGGTGGCCTTCCAGCGCGTGGTATAACTTGGGATCCCCTTCCAGCGGTTCAGCGCATGCCTCCACCTCTAGATAATCAGATCCCAATACGTTATCATCCAGATCCTAATCGTCCGCCTCTTACAACGCAATGTTTCTATCGCCCTGGGCATACGGAATCACCTTTGTATGGACCGGGACATTTGCCCGGTGCAGAAACTCTTCTTAACCGGATGTCTGCCTTGGAGGACAAGGTGCAAAAACTCACAGACGTGCTGAATAATGATCGTATTGAGCATGTACGAAACAATCTCGACTTCACGAGCTACCTTTTACAGATGGTCGGATGGGCTGCGGGTGATCAGC ATACCCTGAGTCGCCAAAACGCCGAAATGCGCCATAAATATGAAGCGTTCATGGCTTCTGACGCATTAGCTATCATGGCGAATGGTGGCGGAAGAGAACGCTCCGATAGTAAAGACATTACTCAAGAGCAGAACTCTCGCTTAGGCT TTGAAATACCGCCTTTTCCAGGACATTCTCGCACTTCCGTTATGGACCTCCACTTGCCCCAAAGCGCGCAGTCTAGTTCATTGACTTTATCCCAACGTGCAATTCCTCGAAGTTCCCCTCGAAGCTCCATGTACTCTGATCTACTCTTGACACAGCCTTCAACTGGTGAGCCTAtgagaggaagggaagTATATCCGGCCTATCTCCCTCCTCAAATCTCTCATGACTCTGGAGCTGCCTCTTCAATCCTTCCACGGGGCCCAGAAACTATCGCTGCACCTGTGTATGGTGACGGACCATCGGTTCATCCTCGTCTCTACGGGTCGGCGCCTGTCATTGAAGACCACCgagaagtggagaaaggaGGGGAACACAAAGATATGGATGGTCCTTCTATGGTGGAGCTAGGTAGAAAAGAGCGGGAGAAGGGGGATCCGCGTATGGCGGTGGTAGGGGATGATACAGAAAGCAAAACGGGATTACGAAACCTCCTCAATTGA
- a CDS encoding Hypothetical Protein (Similar to TIGR gene model, INSD accession AAW45330.1), producing the protein MDDHQPLHLAAAVNDISFIHPALDDPQNFFGSPELEQGPSEDARRNPEAPTQEEIDAVIEQSLLKAEARGKSEEGHAEAGVGGTQDGQNPDGSTPQLSNNDIDARNSEFMGQIGQVARPSSADNPDAGGPGTSEQEPIHNPPACPAPFTRPDRHDGFAPSPIYYVFTDRATFNAWLEGESSWCHFVQRRSTTPDKRSAERLQTRIAKHNKKLEAMTPEERALALPLKTRRRNRVSPVAEKVTYTCHHAGHYSSQHSVELPKEKLRMNTKKSVKCACPSRIVLSEMQTGECRVCYHWKHEGHDPYNETDKDGGRMNKAIDEWMVSQIAAGRTPDEIRRALDIDEEEKKAYLDKIAADPSQLDPNLPPPIALVRASKFKYSEIYNRYRKLKGPIKESRLPNSSRSGGESSRKGKRKASEAEGEEMDGDQDGKKKRRGRPRKVAEGQEEGFEGPEQMQVQEQESVQHHLSDTDIFIDPELQRSMAGPSSTASTNVHLASTGHQIEMLPDNQAQNIHSVSLHHHPHGPPPPTSNPDNPLPPHTQSEHEDSASHTMDLSSLSGLPGPAEEGESHVDTDFASLAATHESLARALLTLPGGSGLRDEEVAGMSLEEAMRRLAGEVQNAHGDGDLSMNL; encoded by the exons ATGGACGACCATCAGCCGCTGCACCTCGCTGCGGCCGTGAACGACATATCCTTCATTCATCCAGCGCTTGACGACCCACAGAACTTCTTTGGATCACCAGAACTCGAGCAAGGTCCGTCCGAGGATGCTCGGCGCAATCCGGAAGCGCCTACACAAGAGGAGATAGACGCTGTAATTGAACAGTCATTGCTTAAGGCAGAAGCACGGGGCAAGTCAGAAGAAGGACACGCAGAAGCAGGAGTAGGTGGAACACAAGATGGACAGAACCCCGACGGGTCCACTCCACAGCTTTCTAACAATGACATCGATGCTCGAAACTCCGAGTTCATGGGCCAGATCGGTCAGGTGGCACGCCCATCCTCGGCTGATAATCCTGACGCAGGCGGACCTGGTACTTCTGAACAAGAACCCATACATAATCCACCGGCCTGTCCAGCGCCATTTACTCGTCCAGATAGGCACGATGGCTTCGCTCCGAGTCCCATCTACTACGTGTTCACGGACAGGGCAACATTTAATGCTTGGCTAGAAGGAGAGTCCAGCTGGTGTCACTTCGTCCAAAGGAGGTCCACAACACCGGACAAGAGGTCAGCAGAGAGATTACAAACCAGGATTGCAAAGCATAACAAAAAGCTCGAAG CGATGACTCCAGAGGAACGAGCTCTTGCCTTGCCTCTTAAGACGCGGCGCCGTAATCGTGTATCGCCAGTTGCCGAAAAGGTGACATATACCTGTCACCATGCTGGTCATTACTCTTCTCAACACTCTGTTGAGCTACCGAAAGAGAAGCTTCGTATGAATACCAAAAAGAGTGTCAAGTGCGCTTGTCCGAGTAGGATCGTTCTGAGTGAGATGCAGACAGGAGAATGTAGGGTCTGTTATCACTGGAAACATGAGGGTCATG ATCCATATAACGAGACCGACAAGGATGGCGGCAGAATGAACAAGGCCATTGATGAATGGATGGTTTCCCAGATCGCAGCGGGAAGAACTCCGGACGAGATACGTCGTGCCCTTGATATcgatgaggaggaaaagaaagcT TACCTTGACAAAATCGCCGCCGATCCTTCCCAACTCGACCCTAATCTCCCCCCACCTATCGCTCTTGTGCGCGCAAGCAAATTCAAGTATTCTGAAATCTACAATCGCTACCGTAAACTCAAAGGTCCCATCAAGGAAAGCCGTCTTCCCAACTCTTCTAGGTCTGGAGGCGAAAGTAGCAGAAAGGGTAAGCGGAAGGCGTCTGAAGCAGAGGGTGAGGAAATGGATGGTGATCAAGATGgtaagaagaagagaagaggcagaCCAAGGAAGGTTGCAGAAGGGCAAGAGGAGGGCTTTGAGGGTCCGGAGCAAATGCAAGTACAGGAGCAAGAGTCTGTACAGCATCATCTGTCTGACACAGACATATTCATCGATCCCGAGCTACAACGCTCCATGGCTGGTCCGTCCAGCACTGCAAGTACAAACGTCCATCTTGCTTCCACCGGTCACCAAATAGAGATGCTCCCAGATAACCAAGCCCAGAATATTCACTCTGTTTCTCTTCATCACCACCCACATGGCCCGCCACCCCCCACATCCAACCCCGACAATCCACTCCCGCCTCACACACAATCTGAGCACGAAGACAGTGCATCCCATACTATGGACTTGTCTAGTCTATCTGGTTTACCTGGTCCAGcggaggaaggagaaagtCATGTCGATACCGACTTTGCTTCGCTGGCTGCCACGCATGAGAGTCTTGCGAGAGCTTTGTTGACTTTACCAGGAGGCAGCGGATTgagagatgaggaagtCGCGGGAATGAGTTTGGAGGAAGCGATGAGAAGATTGGCGGGAGAAGTACAAAACGCACACGGGGATGGCGATTTGAGTATGAATTTGTAG
- a CDS encoding AAA family ATPase peroxin 6 (Similar to TIGR gene model, INSD accession AAW45333.1; CNI03110): MEIPSLRVQVEPLLVAQSASSPFAHQTARANSSLWNCLGKTKRREIERRDNNNRVCVALKWPKDCRLRRGKGKEKSTVVWVEEGEDKGFEYTIFIHPSLIPAFYPTPLAVSLYVHQPIDLSLAILQLAVDNPNDRSSSNTSEDVDFSDIWRDNNYPIIRQGAIVSCGSGITTNRYKVLMLEPVHQGILTAETNIILSNTFFFADSYPSIQTPLEDRMSEDSFGKTHLSLANFDPDAFLSSSLSLSLKDDLPDGEALGDEELMTLSSTTSGSLTPRPPNAGARPISPVAPVEVTLQREESEDKGMRFIPVVAEGKAIDGGGDDVCWMGVGGLGRAGIFEGDWVLVKPVGQSQTSGRLAKALAWELLDEPDDELPANTILLSPSLYRSLIPSSSSSNLPQLAVLPTPFGARTPTLPVANKIILTRIATAEAVDKRYERSWLRGQATLFVPKSRKGKENAQEDVRMVRRGDVLGIPVWLDKTLTDDERQNSIAAESEDDTDFGSELDSLSPLFSKKSSTPTSIVYFAVMSISYNPLVPIEEDFRSSTIAKARAGELGCWVVDGTELVYEGLEMARIEKKGWDKRWFGIRSNPAPFSRFAYTKLLDILNSTFFQASIAHQPQFSVIVKGSRGAGKRSLIEGIADDIGFNVVTAKVDCYDIIGDTPALTSGTLFARLSKSISCSPSLLVLHQVEALSSKSDSPLGRPPAIVKVLEEVIDGARQISKSSSGPSSNWPVIVVGTTANADAVPLEVLGCFKQEIELKAPNEDERLAIIKYKLEDYEVAPDVDIRALARQTAALNAGDIDSLVCLAWNAAIKRSTSPCLSFPQVQQAGISITAEDFTHALSKTRAAYSDSIGAPKIPNVSWDDVGGLINVKQDILDTIQLPLKRPEMFGQGLKKRSGILLYGPPGTGKTLLAKAVATSFSLNFFSVKGPELLNMYIGESEANVRRIFQRARDAAPCVIFMDELDSIAPKRGNQGDSGGVMDRIVSQLLAELDGMSSSRGGVFVMGATNRPDLLDPALLRPGRFDKMLYLSIPTTHAAQASILRALTRKFNLHPDLDIEQIAELCPFNYTGADLYALCADAMLGAMTRQAEAVDRTITKLNALVSMGDDHSLKTWPGELTPQYYLAKMATKEETEVVVRQHDFEEALVKLVPSVSEKELKHYERIQKEFQGYAIGNKDGVNEAKGKGKGKGKAIVANGEAKG, from the exons ATGGAAATCCCCTCTCTGAGGGTGCAAGTTGAGCCATTGCTAGTGGCCCAGTCTGCTTCGAGTCCTTTCGCACATCAAACCGCTCGCGCAAATAGCAGTTTATGGAATTGTCTGGGCAAAACTAAAAGGAGGGAGATAGAACGAAGAGATAATAACAATAGGGTATGCGTGGCTTTAAAATGGCCCAAAGATTGTAGATTACGTcgagggaaagggaaagagaagtCCACAGTAGTATGGGTTGAGGAAGGCGAAGACAAG GGATTCGAATATACAATATTTATACACCCATCTCTGATACCAGCATTCTACCCCACACCGCTAGCGGTATCCCTCTATGTTCATCAGCCGATAGATCTATCTTTAGCAATCCTGCAACTGGCGGTTGACAACCCGAATGATCGGTCGTCTTCGAATACTTCAGAAGACGTTGACTTTTCGGACATCTGGCGTGATAATAATTATCCTATCATACGTCAAGGGGCTATAGTATCATGCGGTTCGGGCATAACGACAAACCGGTATAAAGTCCTCATGCTTGAGCCCGTTCACCAAGGCATTTTGACCGCCGAAACCAACATTATCCTCTCAAATACTTTTTTCTTCGCGGACTCCTACCCGTCAATACAAACGCCATTAGAAGACAGGATGAGTGAAGACAGTTTCGGCAAGACTCACCTCTCGCTCGCAAACTTTGACCCTGACgcttttctctcttcctctctttctttgTCTCTGAAAGATGATTTACCAGACGGCGAAGCACTGGGAGATGAAGAACTGATGACTTTATCAAGTACAACTTCGGGATCTCTCACTCCCCGTCCTCCTAATGCCGGTGCCCGACCTATATCACCTGTCGCCCCTGTTGAAGTAACCCTGCAGCGCGAAGAATCAGAAGATAAAGGCATGAGGTTCATCCCTGTTGTTGCCGAAGGCAAGGCCATTGATGGGGGAGGAGACGATGTTTGTTGGATGGGCGTGGGAGGACTAGGTAGAGCAGGGATATTTGAGGGTGATTGG GTGTTGGTGAAGCCAGTTGGACAAAGTCAAACGAGTGGAAGACTAGCGAAGGCCTTGGCTTGGGAGCTTCTTGACGAGCCAGATGATGAGTT ACCTGCAAACACCATCCTTCTCTCACCATCTTTGTACCGCTCTCTTATtccctcttcatcatcgtcaaaTCTACCTCAACTGGCTGTTCTTCCGACACCATTCGGTGCACGCACTCCCACATTGCCGGTCGCAAACAAAATAATACTCACACGAATAGCAACTGCAGAAGCGGTTGATAAACGGTATGAACGATCATGGCTACGAGGTCAGGCTACTTTGTTTGTGCCCAAAAGCcgaaaaggaaaggagaaTGCGCAAGAAGATGTGAGAATGGTGAGGCGGGGTGATGTACTGGGTATTCCTGTTTGGTTGGATAAGACTCTTACCGACGACGAGCGACAGAACTCCATTGCGGCTGAAAGTGAAGACGACACAGACTTTGGCTCTGAATTAGACAGCCTCTCACCACTCTTCTCCAAAAAATCGTCGACACCAACAAGCATAGTTTACTTTGCTGTAATGTCTATATCTTATAATCCCCTGGTCCCGATAGAAGAAGATTTTAGATCATCTACGATTGCCAAGGCGCGAGCTGGAGAACTAGGGTGTTGGGTTGTAGATGGAACGGAGCTGGTATATGAGGGGCTGGAAATGGCGCGGATTGAGAAAAAAGGATGGGATAAGAGATGGTTCGGGATCC GATCAAACCCAGCCCCATTTTCCAGATTTGCCTACACAAAACTTTTGGATATCTTAAATTCCACATTCTTTCAGGCTTCCATTGCTCATCAGCCTCAGTTTTCAGTCATCGTAAAGGGCTCACGAGGAGCTGGGAAGAGATCTCTGATAGAGGGTATCGCGGACGACATCGGGTTCAACGTTGTCACT GCGAAGGTGGACTGTTACGACATAATTGGCGATACACCCGCATTAACATCAGGAACGCTTTTCGCTCGACTTTCAAAGTCCATTTCATGCTCCCCATCTCTTCTCGTTCTTCACCAAGTTGAAGCTCTCTCATCTAAATCCGATTCACCCCTCGGTAGGCCTCCCGCCATCGTTAAAGTTCTTGAAGAAGTCATTGATGGTGCAAGACAAATTTCGAAGTCAAGCTCTGGACCGTCATCAAATTGGCCAGTGATTGTGGTAGGTACCACAGCAAATGCGGATGCTGTACCGTTAGAGGTTTTGGGTTGCTTTAAGCAAGAAATTGAGCTGAAAGCTCCAAATGAAGACGAGAGATTGGCTATCATAAAATACAAGCTGGAGGACTACGAGGTCGCTCCTGATGTGGATATCAGAGCTCTTGCGAGACAGACCGCGGCTTTGAACGCTGGTGATATCGACTCTTTGGTCTGCCTAGCATGGAATGCGGCCATCAAACGTTCTACTTCTCCATGTCTATCTTTCCCCCAGGTCCAGCAAGCGGGGATATCTATCACTGCTGAGGACTTTACGCATGCTCTCTCCAAGACGCGTGCGGCTTATTCGGATAGCATAGGTGCACCCAAGATACCGAATGTGTCATGGGATGATGTGGGCGGACTGATCAATGTTAAGCAGGATATTTTGGACACAATCCAGTTGCCTTTGAAAAGGCCTGAGATGTTTGGGCAAGGCCTTAAGAAGCGTTCTG GTATACTACTTTATGGTCCACCAGGTACTGGTAAAACTCTCCTTGCCAAAGCAGTCGCCACATCGTTCTCTctcaacttcttctccgTCAAGGGTCCCGAGTTACTGAATATGTATATCGGTGAATCCGAGGCCAACGTTCGCCGCATTTTCCAACGCGCACGAGATGCTGCTCCCTGTGTCATCTTTATGGATGAGCTCGACTCTATAGCACCTAAGAGAGGCAATCAGGGCGATTCAGGTGGGGTGATGGATCGGATAGTGAGCCAACTGTTGGCAGAGCTCGATGGTATGTCCTCCAGTCGCGGAGGAGTGTTTGTGATGGGTGCGACAAATAGACCAGACTTGCTCGACCCTGCATTACTCCGACCAGGTCGATTTGACAAGATGCTCTATCTCTCTATCCCTACAACCCATGCCGCTCAGGCAAGTATCCTAAGGGCACTCACGCGCAAGTTTAATCTCCACCCAGACCTGGATATAGAGCAGATTGCGGAGCTATGTCCCTTCAATTATACGGGTGCGGATTTGTATGCGCTATGTGCAGATGCGATGCTGGGAGCTATGACACGACAAGCAGAGGCAGTGGATCGTACTATCACTAAACTAAATGCGTTGGTATCTATGGGGGATGATCACTCTCTTAAAACATGGCCTGGTGAGTTGACACCGCAATACTACTTGGCGAAGATGGCAACCAAAGAGGAGACCGAGGTGGTGGTGAGGCAGCATGATTTTGAAGAGGCGTTGGTCAAGCTGGTTCCAAGCGTGAGCGAGAAGGAGCTGAAGCATTATGAGAGGATACAAAAAGAATTCCAGGGATATGCAATCGGGAATAAGGACGGCGTGAATGAGGCGAAGGGtaaaggaaaagggaagggaaaagcAATCGTTGCCAATGGTGAAGCTAAAGGATGA
- a CDS encoding Hypothetical Protein (Similar to TIGR gene model, INSD accession AAW45334.1), producing MPPRLTRIALRPRVLVLSRPLARPLSSDTRSPSNKITTAPFRLAPADALNKMYINALLASASIPNIVYAFLLRLFGPSITPLATEFGLGSKLELRGTMKAALYPAWRVDSIVEGKATVDSARGIAKRLEPKVWISTSDAYVPGNPFAPLSYLSFAVPPLPDDLPTYNPSKHLRQLEDDGLDIVPVPFTVSPLGLSKLIRSRIGQSTRWENLKIDESKFKETMVACYPLLLPIYLAEFEYDQGEDGKRQFTIVMDAHDDNPKNCRVSWPPPPHLIESGRFDKNYYVNPAPFLPNANLAIYPSPGPQPIPGTMRNKLIDAYQTWMSPAADLENVEHINPSPMVAVQDEEGDVVDWEDERIMSWSGVEREENAEYLEMALRTQKGLETLETMKLVSQRTPDKDLKGLVINTTGPRPHFERKSLADMETQLQGDIEKMKEELEDLKPGWLKSFEAKQQTEKSSD from the exons ATGCCCCCAAGACTGACAAGAATAGCACTCAGGCCGCGGGTTCTGGTACTCTCGAGGCCACTGGCCAGGCCACTTAGTTCGGACACCCGTTCGCCTTCCAACAAGATCACCACAGCTCCGTTCCGACTGGCTCCGGCAGATGCCTTGAACAAGATGTACATCAATGCTCTTCTGGCCTCGG CTTCTATCCCGAATATCGTCTACGCCTTTCTCCTCAGACTTTTTGGCCCTTCCATAACGCCTCTCGCAACAGAGTTCGGACTCGGCTCAAAGCTCGAACTGAGGGGCACTATGAAAGCTGCCCTGTACCCGGCTTGGAGGGTGGACTCTATTGTGGAGGGTAAAGCCACAGTTGATAGTGCACGGGGCATCGCCAAAAGACTGGAACCCAAGGTGTGGATCAGTACGAGTGACGCATATGTGCCTG GAAATCCTTTTGCACCCCTATCTTATCTGTCTTTTGCTGTTCCCCCTCTTCCCGACGACCTTCCCACGTACAATCCATCAAAACACCTGCGACAACTTGAAGACGATGGATTGGACATTGTTCCGGTCCCGTTCACTGTCAGCCCTTTGGGCTTGAGCAAGTTGATCAGAAGTAGGATTGGCCAGTCAACGAGGTGGGAGAATTTGAAGATTGATGAATCAAAGTTTAAAGAGACTATG GTGGCTTGCTATCCACTCTTGCTTCCTATATACCTTGCTGAATTTGAGTACGATCAAGGAGAGGATGGGAAGCGACAGTTCACAATTGTAATGGACGCCCATGACGACAATCCCAAGAACTGTCGAGTCAGCTGgcctcctccaccccaCCTCATTGAAAG CGGTCGATTCGACAAAAACTACTATGTCAACCCAGCCCCGTTCCTCCCCAACGCTAATCTCGCCATCTACCCCTCGCCCGGACCTCAACCCATTCCGGGTACTATGCGTAACAAACTCATCGACGCTTACCAGACCTGGATGTCACCTGCGGCCGACCTCGAGAACGTTGAGCATATTAACCCTTCGCCTATGGTTGCCGTGCAAGATGAGGAAGGTGATGTGGTGGACtgggaagatgagaggATCATGAGCTGGAGTGGGgtggagagggaggagaaTGCAGAGTATCTCGAAATGGCGCTGAGGACACAAAAGGGGCTTGAAACACTCGAA ACAATGAAACTCGTCTCGCAACGTACACCAGATAAAGATCTCAAGGGCCTCGTCATCAATACAACCGGCCCTCGTCCCCACTTTGAGCGAAAGAGTCTTGCCGATATGGAAACACAGTTGCAGGGAGATAtcgagaagatgaaggaagaactGGAAGATTTGAAGCCGGGATGGTTGAAGAGCTTTGAGGCCAAACAACAGACCGAGAAGTCATCTGATTGA